In Ferribacterium limneticum, a genomic segment contains:
- a CDS encoding ExbD/TolR family protein, translating into MHVQAETKPYDSINVTPMLDLAYVLLVIFILMTTASVSGMSINLPKPSNKPSTEKHEIKIIQIKPDGSLHLNGVGVTVRELEVQLKSTMARDPKASVVLKGDPAVNYARVVEVLDLTGAMGIGAVGLVTARIGN; encoded by the coding sequence ATGCACGTTCAAGCAGAAACCAAACCCTACGACAGCATCAACGTCACGCCGATGCTCGACCTCGCCTATGTGCTGCTGGTCATCTTCATCCTGATGACCACCGCCTCGGTGTCGGGCATGTCGATCAACCTGCCCAAGCCATCGAACAAACCAAGCACCGAGAAACACGAGATCAAGATCATCCAGATCAAGCCAGACGGATCGCTGCACCTCAACGGTGTCGGCGTTACGGTTCGCGAACTGGAGGTCCAGCTAAAGTCGACCATGGCCCGCGACCCGAAGGCCTCGGTCGTGCTCAAGGGCGATCCGGCGGTCAACTACGCGCGCGTCGTCGAAGTGCTCGATCTCACCGGTGCCATGGGCATCGGCGCCGTGGGACTCGTCACGGCGAGAATTGGTAACTGA
- a CDS encoding ExbD/TolR family protein: protein MHVQEDNQPYDEINVTPMLDLAYVLLVIFIIMTTASVQGVKVELPKTVASSSLAKPGTKAVTVARNGDVFIDAYPVTMEQLDLRLAQYLAANPALSIVIKGDGQAQYAKVMEVMELLKRNGITDLGLATTRAQR from the coding sequence ATGCACGTTCAGGAAGACAACCAGCCCTACGACGAGATCAATGTCACGCCGATGCTCGACCTCGCCTATGTGCTGCTGGTCATCTTCATCATCATGACGACGGCCTCGGTGCAGGGCGTCAAGGTCGAGTTGCCGAAAACGGTGGCCAGCTCCAGCCTGGCCAAGCCGGGCACCAAGGCGGTGACGGTGGCGCGCAACGGGGACGTCTTCATCGACGCCTACCCGGTGACCATGGAGCAGCTTGACCTGCGTCTGGCCCAGTATCTGGCGGCCAATCCGGCGCTGTCGATTGTCATCAAGGGCGATGGACAGGCCCAGTACGCCAAGGTCATGGAGGTCATGGAGTTGCTCAAACGCAACGGCATCACCGACCTTGGCCTGGCGACGACGCGGGCGCAGAGGTAG
- a CDS encoding MotA/TolQ/ExbB proton channel family protein, which produces MRNLAHWMMAAASFVALNAQAADGFNPDDWQHKQKTLIDTTAEGVELKLGAAQLPLALRLHTGNFAFAEAKPDGSDLRVTAADGKTPLRFHIEKYDSTNELAVIWVQQPKLAPLAKTDAVTLLWGNEKAVAASDAKGSYDAAQNLVLHFSDNGPVQDSSVNRNNPQNLTIKPVAGPLGDAASLDGSTTLTVPASPSLKLVTANGLTFTAWIKPVANASGTLFQQSEGGKSLALALKGGKLVAVVNGKEFASKATVLADTWQHVAMTLIGGKLTFYMEGAEAGTADIALDDTAGDIQIGAGFRGELDEVTLAATSRSADYIKALHGSQQPDSLMYGAEEEEAGEAASYVGILLGALTVDGWIVIGILAVMAVISCAVMVGKTLFLGKAEKANDAFLNRFRDNPRKLLQPDSMDTKALSEDEAMRHSTIFRLYKIGIQEMHHRFDTQTKSGVQNKLSDAALNSIRAAMDAGLVRENQRLNSQIVLLTIAISGGPFLGLLGTVVGVMITFAAIAAAGDVNVNSIAPGIAAALVATVAGLAVAIPALFGYNWLAIKIKNVSADTQVFADEFLTKSAEQYAV; this is translated from the coding sequence ATGAGAAACCTTGCACACTGGATGATGGCGGCGGCGAGCTTTGTTGCCCTGAACGCGCAAGCGGCGGATGGTTTTAATCCGGACGACTGGCAGCACAAGCAGAAGACGCTGATCGACACGACGGCCGAAGGCGTCGAGCTGAAGCTGGGCGCAGCCCAGTTGCCGCTGGCCTTGCGCCTGCACACCGGCAATTTTGCCTTTGCCGAAGCCAAGCCGGACGGCAGCGATCTGCGCGTGACGGCTGCCGACGGCAAGACGCCGCTGCGTTTCCACATCGAAAAATATGATTCGACCAACGAGCTGGCGGTGATCTGGGTGCAACAGCCCAAGCTGGCGCCGCTGGCCAAAACGGACGCGGTCACGCTGCTCTGGGGTAATGAAAAAGCGGTTGCAGCCAGCGATGCCAAGGGCAGCTACGATGCGGCCCAGAATCTGGTGCTGCATTTCTCCGACAACGGTCCGGTACAGGATTCCTCGGTCAACCGGAATAATCCGCAAAATTTGACAATCAAACCTGTCGCCGGCCCGCTCGGCGACGCGGCCAGCCTGGACGGCAGCACGACGCTGACGGTTCCTGCGTCTCCCTCGCTTAAGCTGGTGACCGCCAATGGCCTGACCTTCACGGCGTGGATCAAGCCGGTGGCCAACGCTTCCGGTACGTTGTTCCAGCAAAGTGAAGGCGGCAAGAGTCTGGCCCTGGCGCTCAAGGGCGGCAAGCTGGTGGCCGTGGTCAATGGCAAGGAATTCGCCTCGAAGGCGACGGTGCTGGCCGATACCTGGCAGCACGTGGCGATGACGCTGATTGGCGGCAAACTGACCTTCTACATGGAAGGTGCCGAGGCTGGCACGGCCGATATTGCGCTCGACGACACGGCTGGCGACATCCAGATCGGTGCCGGATTCCGTGGCGAACTCGACGAAGTGACCCTGGCCGCGACCTCGCGTTCGGCTGATTACATCAAGGCCCTGCATGGCAGCCAGCAGCCGGACAGCCTGATGTACGGCGCCGAGGAAGAGGAGGCAGGTGAAGCTGCTTCCTACGTCGGCATCCTGCTCGGCGCGTTGACGGTGGACGGCTGGATTGTCATCGGCATTCTCGCCGTCATGGCCGTCATCAGCTGTGCAGTCATGGTTGGCAAGACCCTGTTCCTGGGCAAGGCGGAAAAGGCCAACGATGCCTTCCTCAACCGCTTCCGTGACAACCCGCGCAAGCTGTTGCAACCGGACTCGATGGATACCAAGGCGCTGAGCGAAGACGAGGCGATGCGCCATTCAACGATCTTCCGTCTGTACAAGATCGGCATCCAGGAAATGCATCACCGCTTCGACACCCAGACCAAGAGCGGTGTCCAAAACAAGCTCTCCGATGCTGCCCTCAATTCGATCCGTGCCGCCATGGATGCCGGGCTGGTCCGCGAGAACCAGCGCCTGAACAGCCAGATCGTGCTGCTCACCATCGCCATTTCCGGCGGTCCCTTCCTCGGCCTGCTCGGTACCGTAGTCGGCGTCATGATCACTTTCGCGGCGATTGCTGCAGCTGGTGACGTCAATGTGAACTCGATTGCGCCGGGTATCGCCGCTGCGCTGGTCGCCACCGTCGCCGGTCTGGCCGTGGCGATTCCCGCCCTGTTCGGCTACAACTGGCTGGCCATCAAGATCAAGAACGTCTCGGCCGACACCCAGGTGTTCGCCGACGAGTTCCTGACCAAGTCCGCCGAGCAGTACGCCGTCTAA
- a CDS encoding energy transducer TonB family protein — translation METKIKPSRRWVSIVVIAVLGAAIIAIVTWGIMSLMGGKSGKPRKPPVVTLLPDKPPPPPPPPKEEKKPEPPKENKDVKIEPPKEAPQPAQNEPLKMEGAAGDGDSAFGSGTVGREYAGGAIGGAGMQGMYAGRLQRHLQEQLSRNRKLKESDYRVTVRVWLRRDGSVEKADLAQSTGNSGLDELLREALLQVAAMREAPPENMPQPIRIRITARGAP, via the coding sequence ATGGAAACAAAGATCAAGCCGTCGCGGCGCTGGGTGAGTATTGTCGTGATCGCCGTGCTTGGCGCCGCGATCATCGCCATTGTCACCTGGGGCATCATGAGCCTGATGGGCGGCAAGTCCGGCAAGCCGCGCAAGCCGCCGGTCGTCACCCTGCTGCCGGATAAACCGCCACCGCCCCCGCCGCCGCCCAAGGAAGAAAAGAAACCCGAGCCGCCCAAGGAAAACAAGGACGTCAAGATCGAGCCGCCCAAGGAAGCGCCGCAGCCGGCGCAGAACGAGCCGCTCAAGATGGAAGGTGCGGCGGGGGATGGCGACAGCGCTTTCGGCTCCGGCACGGTCGGCCGCGAATACGCCGGCGGGGCGATTGGTGGCGCCGGCATGCAGGGCATGTACGCCGGCCGCCTGCAGCGCCATTTGCAGGAACAGCTGAGCCGCAATCGCAAGCTGAAGGAATCCGACTATCGCGTCACCGTGCGCGTCTGGCTGCGCCGCGACGGCTCCGTCGAGAAGGCCGATCTGGCTCAAAGCACCGGTAATAGCGGGCTGGATGAACTGCTGCGCGAAGCCTTGCTGCAAGTCGCCGCCATGCGCGAAGCGCCGCCTGAAAACATGCCGCAACCGATCCGGATACGCATTACTGCCCGCGGTGCGCCTTAG